Genomic DNA from Bacteroides zhangwenhongii:
AGGTAGGCTGTTCAATGCTTTTCCCTTCTTTCAACTGCATGACATGCTTGGATAGCAAACTCCATTCGAAAGCGTCCGGATGGTCGAAATTGATATTTTGACGTTCTTCCACCGGGACGTGGCTACTGTCTTTGTAGTATGAGTCCTGAGGTAGTAACACCACTTCTCCTACGGGGAGACTTTCTATGATTTTCCGTACAACGGTGGTCTTTCCGGAACCTGTTCCGCCTGCTATGCCTATTATTAACATCTCTTTAAGTATATATTTAAACTAAATGGAGTAAATTTGCATTGTTTATACAGTATATAAGAAGACAAATATAGAAACAATTCATTAAAATAGCAACGGTAATGGTAAAACACATTGTATTATTTAAGTTAAAAGACGATGTTCCTGCTGAAGAGAAGCTGGCAGTCATGACTAAATTTAAGGAAGCGATAGAAGCACTTCCCGCTAAAATCTCTGTAATCCGTAAGGTAGAGGTCGGATTGAATATAAATCCGGGTGAGACTTGGAACATCGCGCTTTACAGTGAGTTTGATACTTTAGAAGATGTGAGATACTATGCAACGCATCCGGAACATGTTGCGGCCGGTAAGATTCTGGCTGAGACAAAGGAGAGCCGTGCGTGCGTGGATTATGAGTTATAACCCCCAATAATAAAAGAATGAAAAAACTATTTTCTTTTCTGCTCTTAAGCTTTGTGGCCTATGTGTTGCAAGCGCAGATACAGGATCCTGTGAAATTTAAAACGGAGTTGAAATCTCTTTCCGATACGGAAGCGGAGATTGTATTTACTGCAACCATTGATAAGGGGTGGCATGTATATTCTACTGAGCTTGGAGACGGAGGACCTATTTCCGCCACATTCAACGTCGATAGCAAATCGGGGATTGAACCGGTAGGAAAGTTGAAACCGGTAGGTAAGGAGATAGCTACTTTCGACAAGTTGTTCGAGATGAAAGTACGCTATTTCGAGAACACGGCTAAGTTTATCCAAAAGGTGAAGTTCACAGGAGGGGCTTATGCGATAGAAGGGTATCTGGAATATGGAGCTTGTAATGATGAAAGTTGCCTGCCTCCGACACAGGTTCCGTTCAAGTTTGCCGGAGAAGCTAAGGGTAATACGGTGGCGGCTAAAGAGGACAAATCGGCTAAAGAGGATAAAGCAGAGAAGAAAGATAACGCAGACAAGACGGAGACAGATTTAGCTGTTTCAAAAGATACGGTTGCCATGACCGAACTGCTTTCCGCTACTCCGGTGGATGCGTCTACAGGTATCCAGCCTGCTGTTGCATCCAGTGAGCTTTGGAAGCCGGTCATTAGTGAACTGCAAGCGCTGGGAGAGGAGCATGGACAGAAAGATATGTCTTGGATATATATATTCATAACAGGTTTTCTGGGTGGATTATTGGCATTGTTTACTCCTTGTGTATGGCCGATTATTCCGATGACCGTCAGTTTCTTTCTGAAACGCAGCAAGGATAAGAAGAAAGGTATTCGTGACGCATGGACGTACGGTGCGTCTATCGTAGTGATTTATGTTGCGTTGGGCTTGGCTATTACACTGATTTTCGGTGCCAGTGCGCTGAATGCTTTGTCTACCAATGCTATCTTTAATATTCTCTTCTTCCTGATGTTGGTGGTTTTTGCAGCTTCATTCTTTGGAGCTTTCGAGATCAGACTTCCGTCGAAGTGGGGAAATGCGGTAGATAGTAAGGCTGAATCAACGACCGGTCTGTTGAGTATCTTCCTGATGGCTTTCACTCTATCTTTGGTGTCTTTCTCTTGCACAGGTCCGATTATCGGATTTTTGCTGGTACAGGTGTCTACTACGGGAAGTGTGGTTGCTCCGGCAATTGGTATGTTAGGATTTGCCATTGCATTGGCTCTGCCGTTTACTCTGTTCGCTCTGTTCCCGTCATGGCTGAAATCTATGCCGAAGTCCGGTGGATGGATGAATGTGATAAAGGTGACGTTGGGCTTTCTTGAATTGGCATTCGCACTTAAGTTCTTGTCGGTAGCCGATTTGGCATACGGATGGAGACTGCTCGACCGTGAAACGTTCCTTGCTTTGTGGATCGTGATTTTTGCTTTGCTTGGATTCTATTTGTTGGGTAAGGTTAAATTCCCGCACGACGATGATGATAATAAGGTAGGAGTTACCCGTTTCTTTATGGCGCTTATTTCTTTGGCGTTTGCGGTATATATGGTTCCCGGTTTGTGGGGAGCACCGTTGAAGGCGGTAAGTGCATTCGCTCCGCCTATGCATACGCAGGATTTTAACTTGTATGAGAATGAGGTGCATCCAAAATTCAAGGATTACGAGCTGGGAATGGAGTATGCCCGCCAGCAAGGTAAGCCGGTTATGATTGACTTTACCGGACATGGTTGTGTGAATTGCCGTAAGATGGAAGCTGCTGTGTGGACAGATTCAAAGGTGAGTGATATTATTAATAAGGATTATGTGCTCATCTCTTTATATGTAGATGATAAAACTCCGCTTTCGGAACCGGTGAAAGTAGTAGAGAATGGCACAGAACGTACATTGCGTACTGTAGGCGACAAATGGAGTTATCTGCAACGTGTGAAATTCGGTGCCAACGCCCAGCCTTTCTATGTATTGCTGGATGGTCAGGGAAAACCGTTGAACAAGTCGTATGCTTATGATGAAGATATAGCTAAATATATTGACTTCCTGCAAGTAGGACTGGAAAATTATAGGAAGGAGAAGTAATGACTTCTCTGGCGATGGATTGAGAAAAGGCGGCTTCATTCTTGGATGAAGTCGCCTTTTATTTTTTTATTTCAGAAAAAATACATACGTTTGTAACATCATAACAATACCTTTGTGGCCAAAAATAAAGAAAGTATGTACGCAACAGACACTCTAATGGATGAACGGGAACTGGTTCTCCGTCTGATAGACGGAGATGAAGAGGCCTTTTGCGAACTTTATGCCGCTTATAAGAATCGTTTGCTCTACTTCGCCCTGAAATTCGTCAAGTCGCGTGAATTTGCGGAGGATATATTCCAGGATGCGTTTACGGTAGTTTGGCAAACTCGTCGTTTCATCAATCCCGAAGCCTCTTTCTCTTCCTATCTTTATACTATTGTGCGTAATCGTATTTTGAATCAGTTGCGGGATATGGCTAATGAAGATCAGCTGAAAGAGCAGATTCTTTCTCAAGCGATCGATTCAACGAACGAAACGAATAATCATATTCTGCTCAATGATTTGAAAGAGATTATTGCTCATGCGTTGGAGCAATTAACGCCCCGCCAGCGTGAGGTATTCAAAATGAGCCGTGAACTACAGATGTCTCATAAAGAAATAGCCGAAGCATTGGGTGTTTCTGTTCATACGGTGCAAGAACATATTTCTCTTTCTCTAAAAGTGATTCGTTCTTATTTGACTAAATATTCAAGTACATCAGCCGATGTACTTTTGATTCTATTGTGCTTGAATTTATAATAAATGTTAATCATACCCTAGCTCTTTCTTACTTTTGTGTATTACTTATACAAAGGGAAGGAAAGTAATATCCTTATTTTGAATATATGATGAAAGATACTAAAACAGAAAAAGATAAATTGCATCGCTACCTGGATGATCTTTATACCCGGGATGATGCTTCACAGTTGTTGCAAAGTATTAAGGATTCAGAAAACCAAGATATA
This window encodes:
- a CDS encoding Dabb family protein, translated to MVKHIVLFKLKDDVPAEEKLAVMTKFKEAIEALPAKISVIRKVEVGLNINPGETWNIALYSEFDTLEDVRYYATHPEHVAAGKILAETKESRACVDYEL
- a CDS encoding protein-disulfide reductase DsbD family protein; amino-acid sequence: MKKLFSFLLLSFVAYVLQAQIQDPVKFKTELKSLSDTEAEIVFTATIDKGWHVYSTELGDGGPISATFNVDSKSGIEPVGKLKPVGKEIATFDKLFEMKVRYFENTAKFIQKVKFTGGAYAIEGYLEYGACNDESCLPPTQVPFKFAGEAKGNTVAAKEDKSAKEDKAEKKDNADKTETDLAVSKDTVAMTELLSATPVDASTGIQPAVASSELWKPVISELQALGEEHGQKDMSWIYIFITGFLGGLLALFTPCVWPIIPMTVSFFLKRSKDKKKGIRDAWTYGASIVVIYVALGLAITLIFGASALNALSTNAIFNILFFLMLVVFAASFFGAFEIRLPSKWGNAVDSKAESTTGLLSIFLMAFTLSLVSFSCTGPIIGFLLVQVSTTGSVVAPAIGMLGFAIALALPFTLFALFPSWLKSMPKSGGWMNVIKVTLGFLELAFALKFLSVADLAYGWRLLDRETFLALWIVIFALLGFYLLGKVKFPHDDDDNKVGVTRFFMALISLAFAVYMVPGLWGAPLKAVSAFAPPMHTQDFNLYENEVHPKFKDYELGMEYARQQGKPVMIDFTGHGCVNCRKMEAAVWTDSKVSDIINKDYVLISLYVDDKTPLSEPVKVVENGTERTLRTVGDKWSYLQRVKFGANAQPFYVLLDGQGKPLNKSYAYDEDIAKYIDFLQVGLENYRKEK
- a CDS encoding RNA polymerase sigma-70 factor; this encodes MYATDTLMDERELVLRLIDGDEEAFCELYAAYKNRLLYFALKFVKSREFAEDIFQDAFTVVWQTRRFINPEASFSSYLYTIVRNRILNQLRDMANEDQLKEQILSQAIDSTNETNNHILLNDLKEIIAHALEQLTPRQREVFKMSRELQMSHKEIAEALGVSVHTVQEHISLSLKVIRSYLTKYSSTSADVLLILLCLNL